A portion of the Patagioenas fasciata isolate bPatFas1 chromosome W, bPatFas1.hap1, whole genome shotgun sequence genome contains these proteins:
- the LOC136114574 gene encoding alpha-2,8-sialyltransferase 8E-like: MLYHRSQFKKCAVVGNGGILKNSRCGREIGSADFVFRCNLPPISEKYFTDVGVKTDVVTVNPSIITERFQKLEKWRKPFYDMLQVYENASVLLPAFYNTRNTDISIRVKYVLDDFESQQAVYYFHPQYLTNVSCYWLGQGVRAKRVSTGLILVTAALELCEEVNLFGFWAFPMNPSGIFITHHYYDNVKPCPGFHAMPSENFNFLHMHSKGILQVHTGTCSCS, translated from the exons ATGCTGTACCACCGCTCCCAGTTTAAGAAATGTGCAGTGGTTGGGAACGGAGGAATTCTGAAGAACAGCAGATGTGGTCGGGAGATTGGCAGTGCAGACTTTGTGTTTCG ATGCAATTTGCCTCCTATATCTGAGAAATACTTCACAGACGTTGGGGTAAAGACGGATGTCGTGACTGTCAATCCCAGTATAATTACTGAGag ATTCCAGAAGCTGGAAAAATGGAGAAAACCCTTCTATGACATGCTCCAGGTCTACGAGAACGCTTCCGTGCTGCTGCCAGCTTTCTACAACACTCGCAACACAGACATCTCGATTCGAGTCAAATATGTCCTGGACGATTTTGAATCCCAGCAAGCTGTTTATTACTTTCATCCCCAATATCTCACCAATGTCTCGTGCTACTGGCTCGGCCAAGGGGTACGGGCCAAGCGGGTTAGCACCGGACTGATCCTGGTGACTGCTGCCCTGGAGCTCTGTGAAGAGGTTAATCTTTTTGGCTTTTGGGCCTTCCCCATGAACCCCTCAGGGATTTTTATAACTCACCACTACTATGACAATGTGAAACCTTGCCCTGGTTTTCATGCCATGCCCTCAGAAAACTTCAACTTCCTCCACATGCACAGCAAGGGGATTCTGCAGGTTCACACAGGGACCTGTAGCTGCTCTTGA